From Lagenorhynchus albirostris chromosome 10, mLagAlb1.1, whole genome shotgun sequence, the proteins below share one genomic window:
- the GLT8D1 gene encoding glycosyltransferase 8 domain-containing protein 1 isoform X1 yields the protein MDNAWFPNDSYAKGLITNIYIRQKKKMSFRKVNIIILVLAVALFLLVLHHNFLGLSSLLRNEVSDSGIVGLQPVDFVPNAPQHAVDGRQEEIPVVIAASEDRLGGAIAAINSIQHNTRSNVIFYIVTLNGTGDHLRSWLSSSTLKSIRYKIVNFDTKLLEGKVKEDPDQGDSMKPLTFARFYLPILVPSAKKAIYMDDDVIVQGDILALYNTPLKPGHAAAFSEDCDSSSTKVVIRGAGNQYNYIGYLDYKKERIRKLSMKASTCSFNPGVFVANLTEWKRQNITSQLEKWMKLNVEEGLYSRTLAGSITTPPLLIVFYQQHSTIDPMWNVRHLGSSAGKRYSPQFVKAAKLLHWNGHFKPWGRTASYTDVWEKWYIPDPTGKFSLIRRHVEISNKK from the exons ATGGATAATGCCTGGTTCCCAAATGACTCCTAtgctaaag ggttaataactaatatttatataagacagaagaaaaagatgTCATTCCGTAAAG TAAACATTATCATCCTGGTCCTGGCTGTTGCTCTCTTCTTACTGGTTTTGCACCATAACTTCCTCGGCCTGAGCAGTTTGCTGAGGAACGAGGTTTCAG ATTCAGGAATTGTGGGGCTTCAGCCTGTAGACTTTGTCCCAAATGCTCCCCAACATGCGGTAGATGGGAGACAAGAGGAGATTCCTGTGGTCATTGCTGCATCTGAAGATAGGCTTGGGGGGGCCATTGCAGCCATAAACAGTATTCAGCACAACACTCGCTCCAATGTGATTTTCTACATTGTTACACTCAACGGTACAGGAGACCATCTCCG GTCCTGGCTCAGCAGCAGTACCCTGAAAAGCATTAGGTACAAAATTGTGAATTTTGACACTAAACTTTTGGAAGGGAAAGTAAAGGAGGATCCTGACCAGGGGGATTCCATGAAACCA ttAACCTTTGCAAGGTTCTACTTGCCAATTCTGGTCCCCAGCGCAAAGAAGGCCATATATATGGACGACGATGTAATTGTGCAAG GTGATATTCTTGCCCTGTACAATACACCACTGAAGCCAGGACATGCAGCTGCATTTTCAGAAGATTGTGATTCATCCTCTACTAAAGTTGTCATCCGTGGAGCAGGGAACCAG TACAATTACATTGGATATCTTgactataaaaaggaaagaattcgTAAGCTTTCCATGAAAGCCAGCACCTGCTCATTTAACCCTGGAGTTTTTGTTGCAAACTtgacagaatggaaaagacagaaTATAACTAGCCAGCTGGAAAAATGGATGAAACTCAATGTAGA AGAAGGGCTGTACAGTAGAACACTGGCTGGCAGCATCACAACACCACCTCTGCTGATCGTATTTTATCAACAGCACTCCACCATCGACCCTATGTGGAATGTTCGCCACCTTG GTTCCAGTGCTGGAAAACGATATTCACCCCAGTTTGTTAAGGCTGCCAAGCTACTCCACTGGAATGGGCACTTTAAGCCATGGGGAAGAACTGCTTCATATACTGATGTCTGGGAAAAATGGTATATTCCGGACCCAACAGGCAAATTCAGCCTAATCCGAAGACATGTGGAGAtctcaaataaaaagtaa
- the SPCS1 gene encoding signal peptidase complex subunit 1, with protein MLEYLSSLPTQMDYKGQKLAEQMFQGIILFSAIVGFIYGYVAEQFGWTVYIVMAGFAFSCLLTLPPWPIYRRHPLKWLPVQDSGTEDKKPGERKIKRHAKNN; from the exons ATGTTGGAGTATCTGAGTTCCCTGCCCACGCAAATG GATTACAAGGGCCAGAAGCTAGCTGAACAGATGTTTCAGggaattattcttttttctgca ATAGTTGGATTTATCTACGGGTACGTGGCTGAACAGTTCGGGTGGACTGTCTATATAGTTATGGCGGGATTTGCTTTTTCGTGTTTG CTGACACTTCCTCCGTGGCCCATTTATCGCCGGCACCCCCTCAAGTGGTTACCTGTTCAAGACTCAGGCACAGAAGACAAGAAACcaggggaaagaaaaattaagaggcATGCTAAAAATAATTGA
- the GLT8D1 gene encoding glycosyltransferase 8 domain-containing protein 1 isoform X2 — MSFRKVNIIILVLAVALFLLVLHHNFLGLSSLLRNEVSDSGIVGLQPVDFVPNAPQHAVDGRQEEIPVVIAASEDRLGGAIAAINSIQHNTRSNVIFYIVTLNGTGDHLRSWLSSSTLKSIRYKIVNFDTKLLEGKVKEDPDQGDSMKPLTFARFYLPILVPSAKKAIYMDDDVIVQGDILALYNTPLKPGHAAAFSEDCDSSSTKVVIRGAGNQYNYIGYLDYKKERIRKLSMKASTCSFNPGVFVANLTEWKRQNITSQLEKWMKLNVEEGLYSRTLAGSITTPPLLIVFYQQHSTIDPMWNVRHLGSSAGKRYSPQFVKAAKLLHWNGHFKPWGRTASYTDVWEKWYIPDPTGKFSLIRRHVEISNKK, encoded by the exons atgTCATTCCGTAAAG TAAACATTATCATCCTGGTCCTGGCTGTTGCTCTCTTCTTACTGGTTTTGCACCATAACTTCCTCGGCCTGAGCAGTTTGCTGAGGAACGAGGTTTCAG ATTCAGGAATTGTGGGGCTTCAGCCTGTAGACTTTGTCCCAAATGCTCCCCAACATGCGGTAGATGGGAGACAAGAGGAGATTCCTGTGGTCATTGCTGCATCTGAAGATAGGCTTGGGGGGGCCATTGCAGCCATAAACAGTATTCAGCACAACACTCGCTCCAATGTGATTTTCTACATTGTTACACTCAACGGTACAGGAGACCATCTCCG GTCCTGGCTCAGCAGCAGTACCCTGAAAAGCATTAGGTACAAAATTGTGAATTTTGACACTAAACTTTTGGAAGGGAAAGTAAAGGAGGATCCTGACCAGGGGGATTCCATGAAACCA ttAACCTTTGCAAGGTTCTACTTGCCAATTCTGGTCCCCAGCGCAAAGAAGGCCATATATATGGACGACGATGTAATTGTGCAAG GTGATATTCTTGCCCTGTACAATACACCACTGAAGCCAGGACATGCAGCTGCATTTTCAGAAGATTGTGATTCATCCTCTACTAAAGTTGTCATCCGTGGAGCAGGGAACCAG TACAATTACATTGGATATCTTgactataaaaaggaaagaattcgTAAGCTTTCCATGAAAGCCAGCACCTGCTCATTTAACCCTGGAGTTTTTGTTGCAAACTtgacagaatggaaaagacagaaTATAACTAGCCAGCTGGAAAAATGGATGAAACTCAATGTAGA AGAAGGGCTGTACAGTAGAACACTGGCTGGCAGCATCACAACACCACCTCTGCTGATCGTATTTTATCAACAGCACTCCACCATCGACCCTATGTGGAATGTTCGCCACCTTG GTTCCAGTGCTGGAAAACGATATTCACCCCAGTTTGTTAAGGCTGCCAAGCTACTCCACTGGAATGGGCACTTTAAGCCATGGGGAAGAACTGCTTCATATACTGATGTCTGGGAAAAATGGTATATTCCGGACCCAACAGGCAAATTCAGCCTAATCCGAAGACATGTGGAGAtctcaaataaaaagtaa